A region of [Bacteroides] pectinophilus DNA encodes the following proteins:
- a CDS encoding MATE family efflux transporter yields the protein MSKDEYLITDAPLKALTVFAMPMILGSFFQQVYNMADSIIVGQFVGSSALAAVGACAALTNVFICVALGAGVGAGVLVSRYFGARDYSKMKTIVSTSLISFLILSILLGIFGFVLSHSMMSLLQTPADILDEAVLYLKVYFAGFPFLFMYNILSTMFTSIGESKIPLVLLIFSSVLNIFMDLWMVAGLGLGVFGAALATLIAQGISAVFSLFIFFGRMRRYKSRFDWFDRHELHSMLQIAVPSVLQQSTVSIGMMIVQAVVNPFGTQALAGYSATMRVENVFSLIFVSIGNAVSPYVSQNLGAKKIERIKKGYHAALVLDICFAVLAFIVIETLHTQISSLFLGKDGTALAYQVSGDYMRWLGYFFIFMGIKMATDGVLRGLGVMRPFLIANMVNLAIRLSVALICAPRFGIAFVWLAVPAGWLANFLISYVALRKSWPAEKAEYSIKYM from the coding sequence ATGTCAAAGGATGAATATTTAATTACAGATGCGCCACTTAAAGCGCTGACAGTTTTTGCTATGCCTATGATTCTGGGCAGCTTTTTCCAACAGGTATATAATATGGCCGACTCAATTATTGTCGGTCAGTTTGTCGGCTCATCTGCACTTGCGGCTGTCGGAGCATGCGCTGCTCTCACGAATGTATTTATCTGTGTGGCACTGGGTGCCGGCGTAGGTGCCGGAGTGCTTGTGAGCCGCTATTTTGGTGCCAGAGATTATAGTAAAATGAAGACAATTGTATCAACTTCGTTGATAAGCTTCTTAATTTTAAGCATACTTCTTGGAATCTTTGGATTTGTGTTATCGCATTCAATGATGAGCTTGTTACAGACACCGGCTGATATACTGGATGAAGCAGTACTGTATCTTAAAGTCTATTTTGCCGGATTCCCGTTTCTGTTTATGTACAATATTCTTTCAACGATGTTTACTTCAATCGGTGAATCAAAGATTCCGTTAGTGCTTCTGATATTTTCTTCTGTATTAAATATATTTATGGATCTCTGGATGGTCGCCGGTCTCGGTCTTGGCGTGTTTGGTGCAGCTCTTGCAACATTGATAGCACAGGGAATCTCCGCAGTGTTTTCACTTTTTATTTTCTTTGGCAGGATGCGCCGGTATAAAAGTCGCTTTGACTGGTTTGACAGACATGAGCTGCATTCCATGCTTCAGATTGCCGTACCGTCTGTTCTTCAGCAGTCCACAGTGTCAATCGGCATGATGATAGTACAGGCAGTTGTAAATCCGTTCGGCACGCAGGCACTCGCAGGTTATTCTGCGACGATGAGAGTGGAAAATGTATTTTCCCTTATATTTGTGTCCATTGGCAATGCGGTATCACCTTATGTCTCTCAAAATCTTGGCGCAAAGAAAATTGAACGTATCAAAAAAGGATATCATGCGGCGCTTGTGTTAGATATATGCTTTGCAGTACTTGCATTCATAGTTATTGAAACACTGCATACTCAGATTTCATCGTTATTTCTGGGCAAAGATGGAACTGCCCTGGCATATCAGGTGTCTGGGGATTATATGAGATGGTTAGGTTACTTTTTCATTTTCATGGGTATCAAGATGGCAACGGATGGGGTCCTTCGCGGGCTTGGAGTTATGCGTCCGTTTCTCATTGCCAATATGGTTAACCTTGCAATCCGCCTGTCAGTTGCCCTGATTTGTGCACCGCGTTTTGGCATTGCGTTTGTCTGGCTTGCGGTTCCGGCCGGATGGCTGGCAAATTTTCTGATTTCCTATGTGGCACTCAGAAAATCGTGGCCGGCTGAAAAAGCAGAATACAGCATCAAATATATGTAA
- a CDS encoding 2-dehydropantoate 2-reductase — MNIKKVAVLGAGAVGSYVIWGLSKRDGISLGVVAEGERAERLKKGCIINDVTYNPEVWTPQEAQGADLLIVSLKYGALPDALDSIAAVTADNTTVMSLMNGVDSEEIIAAKIGAEHVIGALIKVASHKEGSGYYFDPETTIGIIFGEFEAPYNSERVEAIEKLFENTGINYRVTENIREEIWSKFRLNVCNNLPQAILGAGVGCYEDSVHMQAISEGLRKELEDVAKAKGIDIDKAGKSSSYGSAVPPTARYSTLQDLDAGRHTEIDMFSGALMRMGQELGIPVPYNEFAYHMIKAIEEKNDGRFDYSNQDKRMSCSK; from the coding sequence ATGAATATAAAAAAGGTAGCGGTACTTGGTGCCGGAGCAGTCGGCTCATATGTTATATGGGGACTTTCAAAGCGTGACGGTATCAGTCTGGGAGTTGTGGCAGAGGGTGAGAGAGCCGAACGTCTGAAGAAGGGCTGTATTATAAATGATGTTACTTATAACCCTGAAGTATGGACACCGCAGGAAGCACAGGGGGCAGATCTGCTGATAGTTTCATTAAAATATGGGGCACTGCCGGATGCGCTTGACAGCATAGCGGCAGTTACAGCAGACAATACAACTGTTATGAGCCTTATGAATGGTGTAGACAGTGAAGAGATAATTGCAGCGAAGATTGGTGCAGAGCATGTAATCGGCGCACTGATTAAGGTGGCTTCGCATAAGGAAGGCAGCGGTTATTATTTTGACCCGGAGACAACAATAGGAATTATATTCGGAGAATTCGAGGCACCATATAATAGTGAGCGTGTTGAGGCGATAGAGAAGCTTTTTGAAAATACGGGAATTAATTATCGTGTGACAGAGAATATCAGAGAAGAGATATGGAGCAAATTCCGTCTTAATGTATGTAATAATCTTCCGCAGGCAATCCTTGGTGCCGGTGTTGGATGCTATGAGGACAGTGTCCATATGCAGGCAATCAGTGAAGGGCTTAGAAAAGAACTTGAGGATGTTGCAAAAGCAAAGGGAATAGACATAGATAAGGCCGGCAAGTCGTCAAGCTATGGAAGTGCCGTACCGCCAACTGCGAGATACTCTACATTACAGGATCTTGATGCCGGACGTCATACGGAGATTGATATGTTCTCAGGAGCACTTATGCGGATGGGGCAGGAACTTGGGATACCTGTGCCATATAATGAATTTGCATATCACATGATAAAAGCAATTGAAGAAAAGAATGACGGCAGGTTTGACTACAGTAATCAGGATAAAAGAATGTCATGTTCAAAATAG